The DNA window CGCGCTCCTGGGTCCGCGCGCTCCCTGCTCGTCGCCCTGCTCGCGCCTGTGCTGGTGACACTACTGGTGTCGCCGGCCTGGGGTCGCGGAGGCCGGGGCCACGGGGACTGGGACGCGGACGGGCGACTGCCCCCGCTGCCACCCCGGGAAGACGCGCCGCGCGTGGCCCGCTTCGTGTCGCACGTCTCGGACTGGGGCTCGCTGGCCACCATCTCCACGCTGGAGGCGGTGCGCGGCAGGCCGTTCGCGGACGTCATCTCCTTCAGTGACGGTCCCCCGGGCGCAGGTAGCGGCGTGCCTTACATGTACCTGAGTCCCATGCAGCAGCTAGTGAGCGACCTGAAGGTGAGCGGCGGCGCCGCTCGGTTCCCCCGGGCCGGGCACTGCGGGGCTGGCAGCCGCAGGCAGATTGGGGAGCGAGCCTCCCAAGCTTAGCCCGCCATCGGGAGAGCGTGGGTCTCAGAGATAAGAATTTTGAGCCCAGCTCAGATGGCTGTGTCTTCTGGCTGACGTCGGCCAGGCAGAAATTGTAGCATCCCAGGTGTTGGGCAACTACCAGGAAGTTTCTGCTCGCCCCTGGGCCTGGTCTAAGCGCCTGGGGTACATTCTTTGCCAGTACCTGCAGCACGTCAAACTATTCAAATTGTCATGTGTTATCTCGAGGCACTGTCTGCGTGAACTGGACGCTGGTTATTTAAAAGCTCCACAAAGCGTACATATCGTTGGATGGTTTAGCATTTGC is part of the Meriones unguiculatus strain TT.TT164.6M chromosome 11, Bangor_MerUng_6.1, whole genome shotgun sequence genome and encodes:
- the Creg1 gene encoding protein CREG1 isoform X2, encoding MAARAPGSARSLLVALLAPVLVTLLVSPAWGRGGRGHGDWDADGRLPPLPPREDAPRVARFVSHVSDWGSLATISTLEAVRGRPFADVISFSDGPPGAGSGVPYMYLSPMQQLVSDLKENPQATLTLSLAQTVFCRNHGFDPQSPLCVHIMLSGAVTKVNETEADYAKSSLFLRHPEMKTWPSSHNWFFAKLNITSIWVLDYFGGPKVVTPEEYFNVTLQ